In one window of Maribacter sp. BPC-D8 DNA:
- a CDS encoding endonuclease MutS2, with amino-acid sequence MANIHSKTLQDLEFPSVLKQVSARCHTELGKEAALEIAPFITDEVIKVELGKTAEYLSSLISENRIPNHGFDAINADLKLLKIENTTLELQGFKRIASICTTVALHQKFFKKFKEYYPLFYDFALKLEQNAEIPILINNVIDRFGEVKDNASDELFTIRRQINAVRGKISQSFGSALNTYQASDYLDEIRESVVENRRVLAVKAMYRKKVKGAVMGTSKTGSIVYIEPEAALKYSRELNNLEFEEKEEVQRILKQLTNQIRPFRALLSDYQDFLTQVDVIAAKAKHAEDIDALLPKINSNNRLYLRDAYHPLLFLNNKRKNENTYPQTIELHQENRIIVISGPNAGGKSITLKTIGLLQVMLQSGMLIPVHERSEVCFFKKILTDIGDNQSIENHLSTYSYRLKNMNQFLKRCDQNTLFLIDEFGTGSDPELGGALAEAFLEVFYERGSFGVITTHYANLKALANELPHVTNANMLFDGKTLEPTFQLILGQAGSSFTFEVAQKNGIPYSLINKAKKKIERGKVRFDATIAKLQKERSKMAETGSRLKEEESKARDENERLEKLNAKIKSKLENYQELYDHDQRMIQLGNKVNVAADKYFQDNKKRPLVSELLRIVETENSKRKKKTANQAKAERVKKAKVAEEVQKEVKVIREKKKVEKKKAVFKEKNKPRPVFNIGDRVRMLDGKAVGSIDSLEKGKAIVNYGIFTTNVSVDQLELVERKK; translated from the coding sequence GTGGCTAACATACATTCCAAAACATTACAAGACTTAGAATTTCCTTCTGTATTAAAACAAGTTTCTGCGCGTTGCCATACAGAATTGGGTAAAGAAGCTGCATTAGAAATTGCACCATTTATCACTGACGAGGTTATCAAAGTAGAACTTGGCAAAACAGCCGAATATCTATCTTCACTTATTAGTGAAAACCGAATTCCCAATCATGGATTCGATGCTATTAATGCCGACCTGAAGCTTCTGAAGATTGAAAATACAACCTTAGAATTACAAGGATTCAAAAGAATCGCTAGTATTTGTACTACTGTTGCACTACATCAAAAATTCTTTAAAAAGTTCAAAGAGTATTATCCCCTTTTCTATGATTTTGCTTTGAAACTGGAGCAGAACGCTGAAATTCCGATTTTAATTAACAATGTCATTGATCGTTTTGGTGAAGTGAAAGACAACGCATCTGATGAGTTGTTTACGATTAGAAGGCAAATAAATGCAGTTCGCGGTAAAATCAGTCAAAGCTTTGGTTCCGCTTTAAACACGTACCAAGCATCTGATTATTTGGATGAGATCAGGGAATCTGTTGTTGAGAATAGACGTGTTTTAGCAGTTAAAGCAATGTATCGCAAGAAAGTTAAGGGTGCCGTTATGGGTACATCAAAGACCGGAAGCATTGTTTACATAGAACCTGAAGCGGCTTTGAAATATAGTAGAGAGCTCAATAACTTAGAGTTTGAAGAAAAGGAAGAAGTACAGCGTATTCTTAAGCAGCTTACGAATCAGATAAGACCATTTAGAGCGCTTTTAAGCGATTATCAAGATTTTTTAACGCAAGTGGACGTTATTGCTGCAAAAGCTAAGCACGCAGAAGATATTGACGCCCTACTGCCTAAAATTAATTCAAACAATAGATTGTATTTGCGAGATGCATACCATCCGCTATTGTTTTTGAACAATAAGCGCAAGAATGAAAATACATATCCGCAGACCATTGAATTGCATCAAGAAAACAGAATTATAGTTATTTCTGGACCCAATGCAGGCGGTAAAAGTATTACGTTGAAAACCATTGGTTTACTTCAAGTAATGCTTCAAAGCGGAATGTTAATTCCTGTACATGAAAGAAGTGAAGTTTGCTTCTTTAAAAAGATTTTAACAGATATTGGTGACAACCAAAGTATTGAAAATCATCTAAGTACGTACAGTTACCGCTTAAAGAACATGAACCAATTTTTAAAGCGCTGTGACCAAAACACCCTTTTTCTAATCGATGAATTTGGTACCGGTAGTGATCCCGAACTAGGTGGTGCTTTAGCCGAAGCCTTTTTAGAGGTCTTTTATGAAAGAGGTTCCTTCGGAGTTATAACAACACACTACGCAAACTTAAAGGCATTGGCTAATGAATTGCCACATGTCACCAATGCCAATATGCTATTTGATGGTAAAACTTTAGAACCTACATTTCAACTGATTTTAGGGCAAGCTGGTAGTTCATTTACGTTTGAGGTGGCGCAGAAGAACGGCATCCCCTACTCGCTTATCAATAAAGCGAAGAAGAAAATAGAGCGTGGCAAAGTTCGTTTCGATGCCACCATTGCCAAACTGCAGAAAGAGCGTAGTAAAATGGCTGAAACCGGCTCAAGGTTAAAAGAAGAGGAGTCTAAAGCAAGAGATGAAAACGAACGATTAGAAAAGCTAAATGCTAAAATCAAATCTAAACTTGAGAACTACCAAGAGCTATACGACCACGACCAACGTATGATACAATTGGGCAACAAAGTAAATGTTGCTGCCGACAAGTATTTTCAAGACAATAAGAAACGTCCTTTAGTATCTGAGCTATTGAGAATCGTTGAAACAGAGAACAGCAAAAGAAAGAAGAAGACTGCTAATCAAGCCAAAGCCGAACGTGTTAAAAAAGCCAAAGTCGCCGAAGAAGTTCAAAAAGAAGTGAAGGTAATTCGTGAGAAAAAGA